In the genome of Pseudomonas putida, one region contains:
- the pilM gene encoding type IV pilus biogenesis protein PilM — protein MLGRFGRDAGSLLGVEIASGSVRILQLQRRQGRHAVSAWAVEPFEAPTGHWSAHPAGVAKALQRAWQRSGCRQRQAAVALPGSEVICKVHRLPARLSDSEMEAQLLAEAEHLFPFPLQDLALDFQLLEAVPGQADEVSVLVGACRQRLLEPLEQVFDRAGLQVMTVEVDSLALARTLAPGRLGAVAVLRIEAACATVHIWPEPFMPQRLELRFMPEQDQAQRLERIGHWLRSALPGASIECVRVALSDGADDDWMDGLAQQLTMPCESLWPFAGLEVAGQARGDVLSSMELAYGLALGGLR, from the coding sequence ATGCTTGGACGTTTCGGCAGGGATGCCGGTTCATTGCTGGGGGTGGAAATCGCCTCCGGTTCCGTTCGAATCCTTCAATTGCAGCGGCGCCAGGGGCGTCACGCGGTCTCGGCCTGGGCTGTGGAGCCTTTCGAGGCGCCAACGGGCCATTGGTCGGCACATCCTGCCGGGGTGGCCAAGGCCTTGCAGCGGGCCTGGCAGCGTAGCGGCTGTCGCCAGCGCCAGGCAGCCGTGGCGCTCCCGGGCTCTGAGGTGATCTGCAAAGTGCATCGGCTGCCGGCGCGGTTGTCCGACAGCGAGATGGAAGCGCAGTTGCTGGCCGAAGCTGAGCACCTGTTTCCGTTTCCATTGCAGGACCTTGCGCTGGATTTCCAGTTACTAGAGGCAGTACCGGGCCAGGCCGATGAGGTGAGCGTGCTGGTCGGCGCTTGTCGTCAGCGCCTGTTGGAGCCGCTGGAACAGGTGTTCGACCGCGCCGGCCTGCAGGTCATGACGGTCGAAGTCGACAGCCTGGCCTTGGCCCGTACCCTTGCGCCCGGTCGACTTGGCGCAGTGGCGGTGCTGCGGATCGAGGCCGCCTGCGCCACTGTACATATCTGGCCGGAGCCTTTTATGCCCCAGCGCCTGGAGCTGCGCTTCATGCCAGAGCAGGATCAGGCACAGCGCCTCGAGCGCATCGGTCATTGGCTGCGCAGCGCGTTGCCTGGGGCATCGATCGAGTGCGTGCGGGTCGCGTTGAGTGATGGGGCGGATGATGACTGGATGGACGGGTTGGCGCAGCAGTTGACGATGCCCTGTGAGTCACTCTGGCCTTTCGCCGGGCTGGAGGTGGCCGGCCAGGCCCGGGGTGACGTGCTGTCGAGCATGGAGCTGGCGTATGGGTTGGCACTGGGAGGGCTCCGGTGA
- a CDS encoding penicillin-binding protein 1A, which translates to MRLLKFFWWSFVAVICALVLGVSGAFLYLSPSLPSVESLRSIQLQIPLRVYSSDGKLIAEFGEMRRSPIRFADIPPQFIQALLSAEDDNFLNHYGVDPSSLMRAATQLVKSGHIQTGGSTITMQVAKNFFLTSERSFSRKTNEILLALQIERELTKDEILELYVNKIYLGNRAYGIEAAAQVYYGKSIRDISLAQMAMIAGLPKAPSRFNPLANPVRAKERRDWILGRMYKLGKIDQASYEAALAEPLNASYHVPTPEVNAPYIAEMARAEMVGRYGSEAYTEGFRVTTTVPSDMQEMANKAVLNGLSDYDERHGYRGPESRFPGKTHAAWLQELSKQRTLGGLEPAIVTQVDKSGLKVLTRSGEEEHVAWDTMKWARPFLNSNSQGRAPQSPADVAQVGDLIRVQRLEDGKLKFSQVPGAQSALVTLDPYNGAIRALVGGFSFEQSNYNRAMQAKRQPGSSFKPFVYSAALDSGYTAASLVNDAPIVFVDEYLDKVWRPKNDTNTFLGPIRMREALYKSRNLVSIRLLQSMGVGKTIDYIAKFGFNKQDLPPNLSLALGTATLTPMEIATGWSTFANGGYKISPYLIERIESRNGETLFTANPARVPQEDQDQAGIAAPEQPISIQPLPGEAPSALDQAAPAPQAPVVAERIVDGRTTYILTSMLQDVIKRGTGRRALALGRSDLAGKTGTTNESKDAWFTGYNADYVTTVWVGFDQPETLGRREYGGTAALPIWMNFMGAALKGKPEHAPAEPEGILSLRVDPISGRAATPSTPNAYFELFKAEDSPPSVDELGNGAAPGSPLPADEAAPMDLF; encoded by the coding sequence ATACGTCTGCTGAAGTTCTTCTGGTGGTCTTTCGTCGCAGTCATCTGCGCGCTCGTACTCGGTGTGAGCGGTGCGTTTCTGTATCTTAGCCCCAGCCTCCCCTCGGTCGAGTCCCTCAGAAGCATCCAGTTGCAGATCCCCTTGAGGGTGTACAGCAGCGACGGCAAGCTGATTGCGGAATTCGGCGAAATGCGCCGCTCGCCTATCCGTTTCGCGGATATTCCCCCACAGTTCATCCAGGCGCTTCTCTCAGCCGAAGATGACAATTTCCTCAACCACTATGGGGTCGACCCGAGCAGCCTGATGCGCGCCGCGACCCAACTGGTGAAGTCTGGTCACATCCAGACCGGCGGCAGCACAATCACCATGCAGGTGGCGAAGAACTTCTTCCTCACCAGCGAGCGCAGCTTCTCGCGCAAGACCAACGAAATCCTCCTGGCCTTGCAGATCGAGCGCGAGCTGACCAAGGACGAGATCCTCGAGCTCTACGTCAACAAGATCTACCTGGGCAACCGCGCCTACGGCATCGAGGCCGCTGCGCAGGTGTACTACGGCAAGTCGATCCGCGACATCAGCCTGGCCCAGATGGCCATGATCGCCGGCCTGCCCAAGGCGCCATCGCGCTTCAACCCGCTGGCCAACCCGGTGCGCGCCAAGGAGCGTCGTGACTGGATCCTGGGCCGTATGTACAAGCTGGGCAAGATCGACCAAGCCAGCTACGAAGCCGCCCTGGCCGAGCCGCTCAATGCCAGCTACCACGTACCGACACCTGAGGTGAACGCGCCTTACATCGCCGAGATGGCCCGTGCCGAGATGGTCGGCCGCTATGGCAGCGAGGCCTATACCGAAGGCTTCCGCGTGACCACCACGGTCCCAAGCGACATGCAGGAGATGGCCAACAAGGCCGTGCTCAATGGGTTGTCCGATTATGACGAGCGCCACGGCTATCGCGGCCCGGAGTCGCGCTTCCCAGGCAAGACCCACGCCGCCTGGCTGCAGGAACTGAGCAAGCAGCGCACCCTCGGGGGCCTGGAGCCTGCCATCGTCACCCAGGTCGACAAGAGCGGCCTGAAAGTACTGACCCGCAGCGGCGAAGAAGAGCATGTGGCCTGGGACACCATGAAGTGGGCCCGCCCGTTCCTCAATAGCAATTCCCAGGGCCGCGCCCCGCAATCGCCGGCCGACGTGGCCCAGGTCGGTGACCTGATCCGCGTGCAGCGCCTGGAAGACGGCAAGCTCAAGTTCAGCCAAGTGCCCGGCGCGCAGAGCGCATTGGTGACCCTCGACCCTTACAACGGCGCCATCCGCGCCTTGGTCGGCGGCTTCTCGTTCGAGCAGAGCAACTACAACCGCGCCATGCAGGCCAAGCGCCAGCCAGGTTCGAGCTTCAAGCCCTTCGTCTACAGCGCCGCACTGGACAGCGGCTACACCGCCGCCAGCCTGGTCAACGACGCACCGATCGTGTTCGTCGACGAGTACTTGGACAAGGTCTGGCGCCCGAAGAATGACACCAACACCTTCCTCGGCCCGATCCGCATGCGCGAGGCGCTGTACAAGTCGCGCAACTTGGTCTCGATCCGCCTGCTGCAATCGATGGGCGTGGGCAAGACCATCGACTACATCGCCAAGTTCGGCTTCAACAAGCAGGACCTGCCGCCGAACCTCTCCCTGGCACTGGGCACCGCGACCCTCACGCCGATGGAAATCGCCACGGGTTGGAGCACCTTCGCCAACGGCGGCTACAAGATCAGCCCCTACCTGATCGAGCGCATCGAGAGCCGCAACGGCGAAACCCTGTTCACCGCCAATCCAGCGAGGGTTCCTCAAGAGGATCAGGACCAAGCCGGCATCGCTGCACCGGAACAGCCGATCAGCATCCAGCCGCTGCCAGGCGAAGCGCCCTCGGCACTGGACCAGGCGGCACCCGCGCCACAGGCACCGGTGGTGGCCGAACGCATCGTCGACGGTCGTACCACGTATATTCTCACCAGCATGCTGCAGGACGTGATCAAGCGCGGCACCGGCCGCCGAGCCCTGGCCCTTGGCCGTAGCGATCTGGCAGGCAAGACCGGTACCACCAACGAATCCAAGGACGCCTGGTTCACCGGCTACAACGCCGACTATGTGACGACGGTGTGGGTTGGCTTCGACCAGCCGGAAACCCTCGGCCGACGTGAATATGGCGGCACCGCGGCGCTGCCGATCTGGATGAACTTCATGGGCGCGGCGCTCAAGGGCAAGCCTGAGCACGCCCCGGCCGAACCGGAAGGCATACTCAGCCTGCGGGTCGACCCGATCAGCGGCCGCGCTGCCACGCCAAGCACGCCGAATGCCTATTTCGAGCTCTTCAAGGCCGAGGACTCCCCGCCTTCGGTAGACGAGCTGGGCAATGGCGCAGCACCAGGCAGCCCGCTACCGGCCGATGAGGCAGCGCCGATGGATCTGTTCTAA
- a CDS encoding malic enzyme-like NAD(P)-binding protein, giving the protein MSDLKTAALEYHAQPRPGKLSVELTKPTATARDLALAYSPGVAEPVREIGRDPELAYKYTGKGNLVAVISDGTAILGLGDLGPLASKPVMEGKGVLFKRFAGIDVFDIEVDSESPQAFIDTVKRISITFGGINLEDIKAPECFEIERTLIEQCDIPVFHDDQHGTAIVTAAGMINALEIAGKKLDEAKIVCLGAGAAAISCMKLLVSMGAKVENIFMIDRTGVIHAGRDDLNQYKAQFAHATDKRTLADALEGADVFVGLSGPNLLSPEGLKSMAANPIVFACSNPDPEISPELAHATRNDVIMATGRSDYPNQVNNVLGFPFIFRGALDVRAKRINEEMKIAAAIALKDLAKLPVPQEVCDAYGVQALEFGREYIIPKPMDPRLITVVSDAVAKAAIESGVATLPYPKHYPLQSVNDVFNG; this is encoded by the coding sequence ATGTCAGACCTGAAAACCGCCGCTCTCGAATACCACGCTCAGCCTCGTCCGGGGAAACTGAGCGTCGAACTCACCAAGCCGACCGCCACCGCTCGAGACCTGGCCCTGGCCTACAGCCCGGGCGTCGCCGAGCCTGTACGTGAGATCGGCCGTGACCCAGAGCTGGCCTACAAGTACACCGGCAAAGGCAACCTGGTCGCGGTGATTTCCGATGGTACTGCCATCCTCGGCCTGGGTGACCTGGGCCCGCTGGCCTCCAAGCCAGTCATGGAAGGCAAGGGTGTTCTGTTCAAGCGTTTCGCTGGCATCGACGTATTCGACATCGAAGTCGACTCCGAAAGCCCGCAAGCCTTCATCGACACCGTCAAGCGTATTTCCATCACCTTCGGTGGTATCAACCTGGAAGACATCAAGGCGCCTGAGTGCTTTGAGATCGAGCGCACCCTGATCGAGCAGTGCGACATCCCGGTCTTCCACGATGATCAGCACGGCACCGCGATCGTCACCGCCGCCGGCATGATCAACGCCCTGGAAATCGCCGGTAAGAAACTCGACGAAGCCAAGATCGTCTGCCTGGGTGCTGGCGCTGCCGCCATCTCCTGCATGAAGCTGCTGGTCAGCATGGGCGCCAAGGTCGAGAACATCTTCATGATCGACCGTACCGGCGTGATCCACGCAGGTCGTGACGATCTGAACCAGTACAAGGCCCAGTTCGCTCACGCTACCGACAAGCGCACCCTGGCTGACGCACTGGAAGGTGCCGACGTGTTCGTGGGTCTGTCTGGCCCGAACCTGCTGAGCCCGGAAGGCCTGAAGTCGATGGCTGCCAACCCGATCGTGTTCGCCTGCTCGAACCCGGACCCGGAAATCTCGCCAGAGCTGGCTCACGCCACCCGCAACGACGTGATCATGGCCACCGGTCGTTCCGACTACCCGAACCAGGTCAACAACGTGCTGGGCTTCCCGTTCATCTTCCGTGGTGCCTTGGACGTTCGCGCCAAGCGCATCAACGAAGAGATGAAGATCGCCGCCGCCATCGCCCTGAAGGACCTGGCCAAGCTGCCGGTACCGCAGGAAGTCTGCGACGCCTACGGCGTACAAGCGCTGGAATTCGGCCGTGAGTACATCATTCCGAAGCCGATGGACCCACGCCTGATCACCGTCGTCTCCGACGCCGTGGCCAAGGCTGCCATCGAGTCCGGCGTTGCCACCCTGCCGTATCCGAAGCACTACCCGCTGCAGAGCGTGAACGACGTGTTCAACGGTTAA
- a CDS encoding thermonuclease family protein — protein sequence MRMANPSGFALLQKKAPLVGAFFVGAIWHFPAQAFCPLPDKPQQVAVRQVVDGDTLRLSDGRSVRMIGINAPEIGRKGRTSEPYAEAAKQRLQALVKASDGRVGLVPGVEAKDKYGRTLAHIYGRDGNNLEATMLSEGLGYRVAVAPNVKLSRCQQQAEQVARAARAGLWRQSPVLREGDVRQSGFAVISGKIQAIERNRGGVWLDLGNAVVLRIPARLQRNFPSSFFDNLKGRQVEARGWVLDRSRKGGLKPGQRRWVLPLTDPSMLERVSG from the coding sequence ATGCGCATGGCGAATCCTTCGGGCTTCGCGCTGCTGCAAAAAAAGGCGCCCCTTGTGGGCGCTTTTTTTGTGGGCGCGATCTGGCATTTTCCCGCGCAGGCCTTCTGCCCGCTGCCCGACAAGCCACAGCAGGTGGCGGTGCGTCAGGTGGTCGATGGCGACACCCTGCGTCTAAGCGACGGGCGCAGCGTTCGGATGATCGGTATCAATGCGCCGGAAATCGGCCGCAAAGGCCGCACCAGCGAACCCTATGCCGAAGCCGCCAAGCAGCGATTGCAGGCGTTGGTCAAAGCCAGTGACGGGCGGGTCGGGCTGGTGCCGGGAGTGGAGGCCAAGGACAAGTACGGCCGCACCTTGGCGCATATCTACGGGCGGGATGGCAACAATCTTGAGGCCACGATGCTCAGCGAAGGCCTGGGCTATCGCGTCGCCGTTGCCCCCAACGTCAAGCTTTCCCGCTGCCAGCAACAGGCCGAGCAGGTGGCCAGGGCGGCGCGGGCCGGGCTCTGGCGACAGTCGCCGGTCCTGCGTGAGGGGGATGTGCGGCAGTCGGGCTTTGCCGTCATAAGCGGCAAAATTCAGGCGATCGAACGCAATCGTGGCGGCGTCTGGCTTGATCTGGGCAATGCGGTGGTGCTTCGGATTCCCGCTCGTCTGCAGCGCAACTTCCCCTCGAGCTTCTTCGATAACCTCAAGGGACGCCAGGTCGAGGCGCGCGGCTGGGTGCTGGATCGTTCCCGCAAGGGCGGCCTGAAGCCTGGGCAGCGACGCTGGGTATTGCCATTGACCGATCCGAGCATGCTCGAGCGGGTTTCAGGGTAA
- the rpmE gene encoding 50S ribosomal protein L31, whose amino-acid sequence MKADIHPNYEVVAVTCSCGNKFETRSTLAKPLAIDVCSQCHPFYTGKQKVLDTGGRVQKFADRFGMFGTKK is encoded by the coding sequence ATGAAAGCAGATATTCATCCGAACTACGAAGTAGTTGCAGTCACCTGCAGCTGCGGCAACAAATTCGAAACCCGTTCGACCCTGGCCAAGCCGCTGGCGATCGACGTGTGCTCCCAGTGCCACCCGTTCTACACTGGTAAGCAGAAAGTCCTGGACACCGGTGGTCGCGTACAGAAGTTCGCCGATCGCTTCGGTATGTTCGGTACCAAGAAGTAA
- a CDS encoding primosomal protein N', with protein sequence MSDVILRLALPSPLRRLFDYRAPASMARQTLTPGMRIRVPFGRREMIGVLVEVCDKSEVPADKLKPASALLDPISPLPPALFKLCLWTAQYYQHSLGDTLNWALPTLLRQGEPAEMRQERFWHVAPGARLEDPRIARAPRQRDALKALAQHPHGVAHSVLAKLGLSKDSLDLLLAKELVQVEVRRHLPPPRHEHWLAQPELPLNEEQLAAFDVVRSGFGAFHAFLLAGVTGSGKTEVYLQLIRETLEAGKQALILIPEINLGPQTLARFEQRFNARIALLHSAVGDRERLDAWLAARDGEADIIIGTRSALFTPMKNPGLIIIDEEHDGSYKQQEGLRYHARDLAVVRAHQENIPILLGSATPSLESLHNAHSGRYGLLRMNQRAGGARPPRYLRLDVRSLPLDSGISGPLQQAIRQTLEAGQQVLVFLNRRGFAPTLLCHDCGWLSECPRCDARMTVHQRSGVLRCHHCGYDERLPHQCPQCAHVDLRPVGAGTERAEERLKVLFPDYPILRVDRDSTSRKDAMHNLFTTIQRGQPSILVGTQMLAKGHHFPRVTLVAILDADGGLFSGDFRASERMAQLIVQVAGRAGRAEEPGKVIIQTHLAEHPLLVQLTEQGYFAFAEQALSERRAAGLPPFSHLALLRAEAHKPGQAEGFLDEACSAAERLLVEQNLQGIELLGPVPAPMERRAGRFRAQLLLQANARAPLHRLISAWLLVLEHMPSGRQVRWSLDVDPVDLY encoded by the coding sequence GTGTCCGACGTCATCCTGCGCCTTGCCCTGCCCTCGCCTTTGCGTCGCCTGTTCGACTACAGGGCGCCAGCGAGCATGGCCCGCCAGACCTTGACGCCCGGCATGCGCATCCGCGTACCGTTCGGCCGCCGGGAGATGATCGGTGTGCTGGTGGAGGTCTGCGACAAGAGCGAAGTGCCCGCCGACAAGCTCAAGCCCGCCAGCGCCCTGCTCGACCCGATCTCACCGCTGCCGCCGGCATTGTTCAAGCTGTGTCTGTGGACCGCGCAGTACTACCAGCACAGCCTGGGCGACACGCTGAACTGGGCCCTGCCTACGCTGCTCCGCCAAGGCGAGCCGGCCGAGATGCGCCAAGAGCGGTTTTGGCATGTCGCTCCCGGCGCCCGCCTGGAAGACCCGCGCATCGCACGCGCGCCGCGTCAGCGTGACGCCCTCAAGGCCCTGGCCCAGCATCCTCATGGCGTCGCCCACAGCGTGCTGGCCAAGCTGGGCCTGAGCAAGGACAGCCTCGACCTACTGCTGGCCAAGGAGCTGGTTCAGGTAGAGGTGCGCCGCCATCTGCCCCCGCCACGCCACGAGCACTGGCTGGCACAGCCGGAACTGCCGCTGAACGAAGAGCAACTGGCTGCATTCGACGTCGTGCGTTCGGGCTTTGGCGCCTTCCATGCGTTCTTGCTGGCAGGGGTGACCGGTAGCGGCAAGACAGAGGTCTACCTGCAGTTGATCCGTGAAACCCTCGAGGCCGGCAAGCAGGCGCTGATCCTGATTCCGGAAATCAACCTCGGCCCACAGACCCTGGCGCGCTTCGAGCAACGCTTCAACGCCCGCATCGCCTTGCTGCATTCGGCAGTCGGCGATCGCGAGCGCCTGGACGCCTGGCTCGCCGCCCGCGACGGCGAGGCCGACATCATCATCGGCACCCGCTCGGCACTGTTCACGCCGATGAAAAACCCTGGGCTGATCATCATCGATGAAGAGCACGACGGCTCTTATAAACAGCAAGAAGGCCTGCGCTACCACGCCCGGGATCTGGCCGTGGTCCGCGCCCACCAGGAAAACATCCCGATCCTGCTGGGCTCAGCCACGCCCTCGCTGGAAAGTCTGCACAACGCCCACAGCGGACGCTACGGCCTGCTGCGCATGAATCAACGCGCTGGCGGTGCCCGCCCGCCACGCTACCTGCGCCTGGACGTACGCAGTCTGCCACTGGACAGCGGTATCAGCGGCCCGCTGCAGCAGGCCATCCGCCAGACCCTTGAGGCGGGCCAGCAAGTGCTGGTGTTCCTCAACCGGCGCGGCTTTGCGCCGACGCTGCTGTGCCATGATTGCGGCTGGTTGTCCGAGTGCCCGCGCTGCGATGCCCGGATGACGGTGCACCAGCGTTCCGGCGTGCTGCGCTGCCACCACTGCGGCTACGACGAACGCCTGCCCCACCAGTGCCCGCAATGCGCCCATGTCGACCTGCGCCCGGTAGGCGCGGGCACCGAGCGCGCCGAGGAGCGCCTGAAAGTGCTGTTCCCGGATTACCCCATCCTGCGGGTCGACCGCGACAGCACCTCGCGCAAGGACGCGATGCACAACCTGTTCACCACCATCCAACGCGGGCAGCCCAGTATCCTGGTCGGCACCCAGATGCTAGCCAAAGGTCATCACTTCCCCCGGGTGACGCTAGTGGCCATTCTCGACGCCGATGGCGGCCTGTTCTCCGGCGACTTCCGTGCCAGCGAGCGCATGGCGCAGCTGATCGTCCAGGTTGCGGGCCGCGCCGGCCGTGCCGAGGAGCCCGGCAAGGTGATCATCCAGACCCACCTGGCCGAACACCCGCTGCTGGTGCAACTGACCGAGCAAGGGTATTTCGCCTTCGCCGAGCAAGCCCTGAGCGAGCGTCGCGCGGCCGGCCTGCCGCCGTTCTCACACCTCGCCCTGCTGCGCGCCGAGGCGCACAAGCCAGGCCAGGCCGAGGGTTTTCTGGATGAAGCCTGCAGCGCCGCCGAGCGGTTGTTGGTCGAACAAAACCTGCAAGGTATCGAGCTGCTCGGCCCGGTACCCGCCCCCATGGAGCGCCGTGCGGGGCGTTTCCGCGCGCAATTATTGCTCCAGGCCAATGCCCGGGCGCCCTTGCATCGACTGATCAGCGCCTGGTTGCTAGTGTTGGAGCACATGCCATCCGGACGTCAGGTGCGCTGGTCGCTGGATGTGGATCCGGTCGACCTGTATTGA
- the argS gene encoding arginine--tRNA ligase, with protein MKDTIRQLIQQALTQLVTDGVLPEGLTPAIQVENARDKTHGDFASNIAMMLAKPAGMKPRDLAEKLIDALPASADITKVEIAGPGFLNFFQNTQALANRLDAALADDHLGVRKAGPREKVVIDMSAPNLAKEMHVGHLRSTIIGDSVARVLEFLGDQVIRQNHVGDWGTQFGMLLAYLEENPITSDELSDLENFYRAAKKRFDESEEFATRARGLVVKLQAGDPECMALWTRFKDISLSHCQKTYELLNVKLTMADVMGESAYNGDLANVVADLKAKGLLVEDQGAQCVFLEEFKNADGEPLPVIVQKADGGYLYATTDLAAVRYRSNVLQADRALYFVDQRQALHFNQVFEVARRAGFVGHPMQMEHMGFGTMNGADGRPFKTRDGGTVKLIDLLTEAKERAYALVKDKNPSLSEDELRHIGEVVGIGAVKYADLSKHRTSDYSFNFELMLNFDGNTAPYLLYAYTRVASVFRKLGKGFDEVEGSIVLQAAHEQDLAARLAQFGEVLNNVAEKGTPHVLCSYLYDIAGLFSSFYENCPILAAETAEQQQSRLRLAALTGRTLKQGLELLGLETLERM; from the coding sequence ATGAAAGACACCATTCGCCAGCTCATCCAGCAAGCCCTCACCCAACTCGTCACCGACGGCGTGCTGCCTGAAGGGCTGACGCCGGCGATCCAGGTGGAAAACGCCCGGGACAAGACCCACGGCGACTTCGCCAGCAACATCGCCATGATGCTGGCCAAGCCAGCCGGCATGAAGCCGCGCGACCTGGCTGAAAAACTCATCGATGCCCTGCCGGCCAGCGCCGACATCACCAAGGTCGAGATCGCAGGCCCGGGCTTTTTGAATTTCTTCCAGAACACCCAAGCCCTGGCCAACCGCCTGGACGCCGCCCTGGCGGATGATCACCTGGGCGTGCGCAAGGCCGGCCCCCGCGAAAAAGTCGTGATCGACATGTCGGCACCGAACCTGGCCAAGGAGATGCACGTCGGCCACCTGCGTTCGACCATCATCGGCGACAGCGTCGCACGCGTGCTGGAGTTCCTCGGTGACCAGGTGATCCGACAGAACCACGTCGGCGACTGGGGCACCCAGTTCGGCATGCTGCTGGCCTACCTGGAAGAGAACCCGATCACCAGCGATGAGCTGTCGGACCTCGAAAACTTCTACCGCGCGGCGAAGAAGCGCTTCGACGAGTCCGAGGAATTTGCCACCCGCGCCCGCGGCTTGGTGGTCAAGCTGCAAGCCGGCGACCCTGAGTGCATGGCGCTGTGGACCCGCTTCAAGGACATCTCCCTGTCCCACTGCCAGAAGACCTACGAGCTGCTCAACGTCAAGCTGACCATGGCCGACGTGATGGGCGAGAGCGCCTACAACGGCGACCTGGCCAATGTGGTCGCCGACCTCAAGGCCAAGGGCCTGCTGGTCGAGGACCAAGGCGCCCAGTGCGTGTTCCTCGAGGAGTTCAAGAACGCTGACGGCGAGCCGCTGCCGGTGATCGTGCAGAAGGCCGATGGCGGCTACCTCTACGCCACCACTGACCTTGCCGCTGTGCGCTACCGCAGCAACGTGCTCCAGGCCGACCGCGCCCTGTACTTCGTCGATCAGCGCCAGGCCCTGCACTTCAACCAGGTGTTCGAAGTGGCGCGCCGCGCAGGTTTCGTCGGCCATCCGATGCAGATGGAGCACATGGGCTTCGGCACCATGAACGGCGCTGACGGCCGTCCGTTCAAGACCCGTGACGGCGGCACCGTCAAGCTGATCGACCTGCTCACCGAGGCCAAGGAGCGCGCCTACGCGCTGGTCAAAGACAAGAACCCGAGCCTGTCCGAAGACGAGCTGCGCCACATTGGTGAAGTGGTCGGTATCGGCGCGGTGAAGTACGCCGACCTGTCCAAGCACCGCACCAGCGACTACAGCTTCAACTTCGAGCTGATGCTCAACTTCGACGGCAACACCGCACCCTACCTGCTGTACGCCTACACCCGCGTGGCCAGCGTATTCCGCAAGCTGGGCAAGGGCTTCGACGAAGTCGAGGGCAGCATCGTCCTGCAGGCGGCCCATGAGCAGGATCTGGCCGCACGCCTGGCGCAGTTCGGCGAAGTGCTCAACAACGTCGCCGAGAAAGGCACCCCACACGTGCTGTGCAGCTATCTGTACGATATCGCCGGCCTGTTCTCCAGCTTCTACGAGAACTGCCCGATCCTCGCCGCCGAAACCGCCGAGCAACAGCAAAGCCGCCTGCGCCTGGCCGCGCTGACCGGTCGCACGCTCAAGCAAGGCCTGGAGCTGCTCGGCCTGGAAACCCTGGAGCGCATGTAA
- a CDS encoding SPOR domain-containing protein, with protein sequence MAAKKKPAPKRGASRNQAPAKQPIPGWIWLAVGLTVGAFVVFLMKLEPGSEDIKRAKPEQQKPAKVAEASKTTAPTTQQPVKPKYDFYTLLPESEVIVPPEAVPEKTPPVPAQPVQPVKPVTPAEAAKIDTARAQAALMGQTPPPAPPVIKPAATTTFFLQAGSFRKQADADKVRAQIILLGQAVKVESGTVKDETWYRVLVGPFSNREQLTVAQKQLAGAGFSNLLLQQRQTRQ encoded by the coding sequence TTGGCTGCCAAGAAAAAACCTGCACCCAAGCGTGGCGCCAGCCGCAACCAGGCACCGGCCAAACAGCCGATTCCGGGTTGGATCTGGCTGGCGGTCGGCCTGACCGTAGGCGCTTTCGTTGTCTTCCTGATGAAGCTCGAGCCAGGTAGCGAAGACATCAAGCGGGCCAAGCCTGAGCAGCAAAAACCCGCCAAGGTCGCCGAAGCCAGCAAGACCACTGCGCCGACAACGCAGCAGCCGGTCAAGCCGAAGTACGACTTCTACACCCTGCTGCCGGAGTCGGAAGTCATCGTACCGCCAGAGGCCGTGCCGGAGAAAACCCCACCGGTGCCGGCCCAGCCAGTACAGCCGGTCAAGCCAGTGACACCCGCTGAGGCGGCGAAGATCGACACCGCCCGCGCCCAGGCCGCCCTGATGGGGCAGACGCCTCCGCCTGCGCCACCGGTGATCAAGCCTGCGGCGACCACTACCTTCTTCCTTCAGGCCGGCTCGTTCCGCAAGCAGGCTGATGCCGACAAGGTTCGCGCGCAGATCATCCTGCTCGGCCAAGCGGTCAAGGTAGAGTCGGGGACGGTGAAAGATGAAACCTGGTACCGCGTCCTGGTCGGCCCGTTCAGCAACCGTGAGCAACTGACGGTCGCCCAGAAGCAACTGGCCGGAGCAGGGTTCAGCAATCTGCTGCTGCAGCAGCGCCAGACCCGCCAGTAA